One Manihot esculenta cultivar AM560-2 chromosome 6, M.esculenta_v8, whole genome shotgun sequence DNA segment encodes these proteins:
- the LOC110617170 gene encoding uncharacterized protein LOC110617170 isoform X2, protein MGRKSLPDPSKRSQPYWGFVDMVTTKIDDVKSGLGGEEYDTSTRGHRHKYPARAAGEGVYRILRHSPGKRMHTHLVYRLELPPEDKGNEPQESLNIERQASFILQIKNPEQAAGSSSQFRGLENKRKATFPAHLQGQFGHKRFIPADPPDLLNYEGCELLLISASDDIEEELGLELETECESDPSSSDLVETFGEGAGTRALFQGSWT, encoded by the exons ATGGGACGGAAAAGCCTTCCAGACCCAAGTAAAAGAAGCCAACCTTATTGGGGTTTCGTAGACATGGTCACCACGAAGATAGATGATGTCAAGAGTGGGCTTGGAGGAG AGGAATATGATACTTCCACAAGAGGTCACCGACACAAGTATCCGGCAAGAGCAGCTGGAGAAGGCGTTTATCGCATCCTAAGGCACAGCCCAGGCAAGAGAATGCACACTCATTTGGTATACAGGCTAGAGTTGCCACCAGAAGATAAAGGAAATGAGCCTCAAGAGTCGCTCAACATTGAACGCCAAGCCTCCTTTATCCTGCAGATAAAGAACCCGGAGCAAGCAGCAGGAAGTAGTTCCCAATTCAGAGGACTTGAGAACAAGCGCAAGGCCACGTTTCCTGCGCACCTGCAAGGTCAATTTGGCCACAAAAGGTTCATTCCGGCTGATCCCCCGGACTTGTTGAACTATGAAGGATGCGAATTATTGCTGATATCGGCGTCGGATGATATAGAAGAGGAACTGGGATTGGAGCTGGAGACAGAATGTGAATCAGATCCATCGAGTTCTGATTTAGTGGAGACATTTGGAGAGGGTGCAGGTACCAGGGCCCTCTTTCAAGGCAGCTGGACTTGA
- the LOC110616989 gene encoding U-box domain-containing protein 52 produces MWLPKANGSKKGGNALVAVAIDKDKSSQNALKWALENLLSRGQTVVLIHVLQKAASHGHGHSGEINAVGKNQLDKATKDLFLSFRCYCTRKDVQCLDVVLEDYDVVKGLTEYVSYSAIENLVIGASKHGFIRKFKADIPSSVSKGAPDFCNVYVVSKGKVSSMRHASRAAPYASPLRDQIQVLNKQNDAPSTPPQDTSLSLHSGSIRERTPVKPRMSLDESFKSPFERAGRAFNVKSFAELMESDPDISFVSSGRPSTDRSSSVALDFIDSCLNARLSTSSETSFGSIRSGQKFNDLSSLHEFSSFSHDSARTSFSGSSQNLDDMEAEMRRLKLELKQTMDMYSTACKEALTAKQKAMELHRWRKEEERKLEEAKVAEEAALSAAEKEKDRCKAAMEAAEAAKKLAELEAQKRLTVEIKALKEAEEMKKVMEALAQQDVRYRRYNIEDIEEATEYFSAARKIGEGGYGPVYKCHLEHTQVAVKVLRPDAAQGRSQFQREVEVLSLIRHPNMVLLLGAVPEYGVLVYEYMANGSLDDCLFRKGDTPVLPWQLRFRIAAEIATGLLFLHQTKPEPLVHRDLKPDNVLLDHNYVCKISDVGLARLVPAIAENVTQYHMTSTAGTFCYIDPEYQQTGMLGVKSDVYSLGIMLLQIITARPPMGLTHIVEQSIENGVFREILDPAVPDWPLEETLTFAKLALQCAELRRKDRPDLGKVVLPELDKLRTYAQANMNQLMWMESACQSPHHSYTSTSQEVMSDPLIGHSESVKSQSSTSSLAEGT; encoded by the exons ATGTGGCTTCCAAAAGCAAATGGATCAAAGAAGGGAGGAAATGCGCTGGTTGCGGTAGCAATTGATAAGGACAAAAGCAGCCAAAATGCTTTGAAATGGGCTCTTGAGAATCTGTTATCCAGGGGCCAAACTGTAGTTTTAATCCATGTTCTTCAAAAGGCTGCATCACATG GGCATGGACATAGTGGTGAGATCAATGCAGTTGGGAAGAACCAACTTGACAAGGCTACCAAGGATCTCTTCCTCTCATTTCGTTGCTACTGCACCCGCAAGGAT GTACAATGCCTTGATGTTGTTTTGGAGGACTACGATGTTGTTAAAGGCCTCACCGAATACGTTTCCTATTCCGCAATCGAGAATTTGGTGATTGGTGCCTCCAAGCATGGATTTATCAG AAAATTCAAGGCAGACATCCCCAGCAGCGTATCAAAAGGGGCACCCGATTTCTGCAATGTATATGTCGTCTCCAAAGGAAAGGTTTCTTCAATGCGACATGCTTCTCGTGCAGCTCCTTATGCTTCCCCACTTCGAGATCAGATTCAAGTCCTAAACAAGCAAAATGATGCTCCTTCTACTCCTCCTCAAGACACATCTCTTTCCCTCCACAGCGGCAGTATCAGAG AAAGGACGCCGGTCAAGCCTCGCATGTCACTCGATGAATCCTTCAA ATCTCCTTTTGAAAGAGCTGGACGAGCTTTCAATGTCAAATCTTTTGCTGAACTCATGGAGTCTGATCCCGATATTTCATTCGTCAGCTCCGGCAGGCCTAGCACTGACCGATCGTCTTCTGTCGCCTTAGATTTCATCGATTCATGCCTAAATGCACGCCTTTCTACTAGCTCTGAGACTAGCTTCGGATCAATTCGTTCTGGACAAAAGTTCAATGACCTTTCTTCTCTCCATGAATTCTCATCCTTTTCGCATGATAGTGCAAGAACATCGTTTTCTGGTTCTTCACAAAACTTG GATGATATGGAAGCCGAGATGCGAAGGCTAAAACTAGAGCTGAAGCAAACCATGGACATGTACAGCACTGCATGCAAAGAAGCTCTCACAGCAAAACAAAAG GCGATGGAACTGCACCGCtggagaaaggaagaagaacgGAAACTGGAAGAGGCCAAAGTTGCTGAAGAAGCAGCTCTGTCAGCTGCAGAGAAAGAAAAAGACAGGTGCAAGGCAGCTATGGAAGCAGCTGAAGCCGCTAAAAAGCTAGCAGAATTGGAAGCACAAAAGAGACTGACCGTAGAAATCAAAGCCCTAAAAGAAGCGGAGGAAATGAAGAAGGTAATGGAAGCTCTTGCTCAACAAGATGTCAGGTACAGAAGATACAACATTGAGGACATTGAAGAGGCAACGGAATACTTTTCCGCAGCACGGAAGATTGGAGAAGGAGGTTATGGCCCAGTTTACAAATGCCATCTTGAGCATACACAAGTTGCAGTGAAGGTATTACGTCCAGACGCCGCCCAAGGCAGGTCGCAATTTCAGAGAGAG GTGGAAGTACTTAGCTTAATACGACATCCCAACATGGTACTCCTCCTAGGAGCCGTCCCAGAGTATGGGGTTCTAGTCTATGAATACATGGCTAATGGAAGCTTAGATGATTGTCTATTCCGAAAAGGGGACACCCCAGTCCTTCCTTGGCAATTGAGGTTCCGAATTGCTGCAGAAATTGCCACAGGCCTGCTGTTTCTCCACCAGACGAAGCCAGAACCGCTAGTGCACCGTGACCTGAAGCCGGACAACGTCTTGCTAGATCACAACTATGTGTGTAAGATAAGCGACGTGGGGTTGGCCAGACTTGTCCCAGCAATAGCGGAGAACGTAACACAGTACCACATGACCTCAACTGCAGGGACATTTTGCTATATCGATCCAGAATACCAACAAACAGGCATGCTAGGCGTAAAATCTGATGTATATTCCCTAGGAATCATGCTTCTCCAAATAATAACAGCGAGGCCACCAATGGGTTTGACCCACATTGTGGAGCAATCAATTGAGAATGGGGTATTTAGAGAGATTCTAGACCCAGCAGTGCCCGATTGGCCACTTGAAGAGACTTTAACCTTTGCAAAGCTAGCACTGCAATGTGCAGAGCTGAGACGGAAAGACAGGCCAGATCTTGGCAAGGTAGTGTTACCAGAGCTAGATAAATTGAGGACTTATGCCCAAGCCAATATGAATCAattgatgtggatggaaagTGCATGCCAATCCCCTCATCATAGCTATACATCCACGTCACAG GAAGTGATGAGCGATCCTTTAATTGGACATTCAGAAAGCGTAAAGAGCCAATCAAGCACATCATCGCTTGCAGAAGGAACCTAA
- the LOC110617170 gene encoding uncharacterized protein LOC110617170 isoform X1 — protein MGQGKEVKTRSEPQLEIQERGEIFFFYRPKVDKEEAHSPDDVQRLYVVLRPESGERSVEEKQDPHYAKEGLKRTDASPTASGKEGGHGSVEVNIQEEPLLRFIVMGRKSLPDPSKRSQPYWGFVDMVTTKIDDVKSGLGGEEYDTSTRGHRHKYPARAAGEGVYRILRHSPGKRMHTHLVYRLELPPEDKGNEPQESLNIERQASFILQIKNPEQAAGSSSQFRGLENKRKATFPAHLQGQFGHKRFIPADPPDLLNYEGCELLLISASDDIEEELGLELETECESDPSSSDLVETFGEGAGTRALFQGSWT, from the exons ATGGGACAAGGTAAAGAAGTGAAGACGCGAAGCGAACCCCAGCTTGAGATTCAG GAGAGGGGGGAGATATTCTTCTTCTACAGGCCAAAAGTCGATAAAGAAGAAGCCCACTCTCCTGATGATGTTCAACGCTTGTACGTTGTTCTGCGGCCTGAGTCCGGAGAGCGATCAGTCGAGGAGAAGCAAGACCCTCACTATGCCAAGGAGGGTCTCAAAAGGACTGACGCTTCTCCAACTGCAAGTGGAAAGGAGGGTGGACATGGTAGCGTG GAAGTGAACATCCAAGAGGAGCCCTTGCTGCGGTTCATTGTGATGGGACGGAAAAGCCTTCCAGACCCAAGTAAAAGAAGCCAACCTTATTGGGGTTTCGTAGACATGGTCACCACGAAGATAGATGATGTCAAGAGTGGGCTTGGAGGAG AGGAATATGATACTTCCACAAGAGGTCACCGACACAAGTATCCGGCAAGAGCAGCTGGAGAAGGCGTTTATCGCATCCTAAGGCACAGCCCAGGCAAGAGAATGCACACTCATTTGGTATACAGGCTAGAGTTGCCACCAGAAGATAAAGGAAATGAGCCTCAAGAGTCGCTCAACATTGAACGCCAAGCCTCCTTTATCCTGCAGATAAAGAACCCGGAGCAAGCAGCAGGAAGTAGTTCCCAATTCAGAGGACTTGAGAACAAGCGCAAGGCCACGTTTCCTGCGCACCTGCAAGGTCAATTTGGCCACAAAAGGTTCATTCCGGCTGATCCCCCGGACTTGTTGAACTATGAAGGATGCGAATTATTGCTGATATCGGCGTCGGATGATATAGAAGAGGAACTGGGATTGGAGCTGGAGACAGAATGTGAATCAGATCCATCGAGTTCTGATTTAGTGGAGACATTTGGAGAGGGTGCAGGTACCAGGGCCCTCTTTCAAGGCAGCTGGACTTGA
- the LOC110616990 gene encoding pollen receptor-like kinase 4, protein MPMGAHAPTLARKTTSTLLLLLSFAIVAFGAIDHTPLLKFREALGNNTALRNWNSSVEPCDWNRSNWIGVICLNGTIWGLKLEGMGLNGMIDIDSLVHLTHFRTLSLMNNQFVGALPRINKLGKLKALYLSNNRFSGQIPDDAFQGMGSLKRVFIANNEITGHIPRSLSALPRLRELRLEGNQLQGHIPNFPQKRLKTVNLASNLLVGPIPETLSKMSPESFSGNKDLCGAPLLSCSSPITIFRRKSNTSKIIIIVILLLIILALMAVALVVFQRKRRSPQLGMKPSLSTNSNKIAPSYVAHQVQGEVPAQGAAHSRRSDMLSFVRDDIQKFDLNDLLRASAEVLGSGTFGSSYKAAVGGGLALVVKRYRHMNNVGREEFHEHMRRLGRLRHPNLLRLTAYYYRREEKLLVYEFVENGSLASHIHGNHSLEKQGLDWPTRLRIIKGVAKGLSYVYSELPILVPHGHLKSSNVLLGPSMEPMLTDYTLRPVINPQQAHNLMIAYKSPEYAETGRTSNKTDIWSFGILILEILTGKFPENYLTPGYDSSADIATWVNKMVKEKRTSEVFDKEMKGTKDSKGEMINLLKIGLSCCERDVESRLDIKEVVEKIEQLREGDGDEDLNVTVRGNGDGISYTVDR, encoded by the exons ATGCCAATGGGCGCGCACGCACCTACGCTTGCGCGCAAAACCACTTCAACATTATTGCTCCTACTATCGTTTGCAATCGTCGCATTTGGTGCGATTGATCATACTCCTCTCTTGAAGTTTAGGGAAGCTCTTGGAAATAACACGGCTCTCCGCAATTGGAATTCCTCTGTTGAACCCTGTGATTGGAATCGCTCCAATTGGATTGGCGTCATTTGTTTGAACGGAACCATTTGGGGTTTAAAACTCGAAGGCATGGGATTAAATGGCATGATTGATATCGATTCTCTTGTTCACTTGACTCACTTTCGGACTTTAAGCCTTATGAACAATCAATTCGTTGGCGCACTTCCTCGTATCAACAAACTTGGCAAATTGAAAGCCTTGTACTTATCCAATAACAGGTTCTCAGGACAGATTCCAGACGATGCCTTTCAAGGCATGGGTTCCTTGAAGAGGGTGTTCATAGCAAATAATGAGATTACTGGTCATATTCCTCGCTCCCTTTCTGCCTTGCCTAGGCTTAGGGAGTTGAGACTCGAAGGGAATCAACTCCAAGGTCACATTCCTAATTTTCCACAAAAGCGTTTGAAGACAGTAAATCTAGCTAGCAATTTATTGGTGGGTCCTATCCCTGAAACCCTCAGCAAGATGAGTCCCGAGTCCTTTTCAG GCAACAAAGATCTGTGTGGGGCGCCTCTACTTTCATGCAGTTCGCCCATAACAATTTTCAGGAGAAAGAGCAACACTTCGAAAATCATAATCATCGTAATCCTCCTACTAATAATACTAGCGCTCATGGCAGTGGCTTTGGTTGTGTTCCAACGGAAAAGGCGCAGCCCACAGTTAGGGATGAAACCATCATTATCTACCAACTCCAACAAAATTGCACCTTCCTACGTAGCACACCAAGTGCAAGGTGAAGTGCCGGCACAGGGTGCGGCACACTCGAGGAGGTCTGATATGCTATCATTCGTGAGAGATGATATTCAAAAGTTTGATTTGAACGACTTGCTAAGAGCTTCAGCAGAAGTCTTGGGGAGCGGGACATTTGGGTCCTCATACAAGGCTGCCGTAGGGGGTGGCCTGGCTTTGGTTGTTAAGAGGTACAGGCATATGAACAATGTAGGTAGGGAAGAGTTTCATGAGCATATGAGAAGGCTGGGGAGGTTGAGGCATCCAAACTTGCTGCGTCTCACAGCGTACTACTATCGGAGGGAAGAGAAGCTTTTGGTTTATGAGTTTGTTGAGAATGGTAGCTTGGCCAGTCACATTCATG GTAACCATTCCCTTGAAAAGCAAGGGCTTGATTGGCCAACCCGGTTGAGAATTATCAAAGGCGTGGCCAAAGGATTGTCATATGTATACAGTGAGCTTCCTATATTAGTTCCCCATGGTCACCTGAAATCTTCAAATGTGCTTCTAGGTCCGTCCATGGAACCTATGTTGACAGATTATACCCTAAGGCCAGTAATCAACCCCCAACAGGCCCACAATCTAATGATTGCTTACAAATCACCCGAGTACGCAGAAACTGGCCGAACATCCAACAAGACTGACATTTGGAGCTTCGGCATACTGATATTGGAGATATTAACGGGAAAGTTTCCGGAGAACTATCTAACGCCGGGATACGATAGTAGTGCAGATATAGCAACGTGGGTTAACAAAATGGTTAAGGAGAAACGAACAAGCGAAGTGTTCGACAAAGAAATGAAGGGAACAAAAGATAGCAAAGGCGAGATGATTAATCTTTTGAAGATTGGGTTGAGCTGTTGCGAACGGGATGTAGAGAGCAGATTGGACATCAAAGAAGTGGTTGAGAAGATTGAACAGTTGAGAGAAGGAGATGGCGATGAAGATCTCAATGTTACTGTAAGAGGCAACGGGGATGGGATTTCCTACACTGTGGATCGATGA